The Procambarus clarkii isolate CNS0578487 chromosome 88, FALCON_Pclarkii_2.0, whole genome shotgun sequence genomic sequence cagtaTTATTTTTAATGCACAAAAGGTACTAATTGACGAATGTGTCTTGAGGGGGGACGGCCGCCGATTTAACGAGCCTGGTCTGAGGACAAGTTATGCATGCTCTGGAATTATAATTAATTGCCAAAAGAGCCAGAACAAATAACCTAAATATGGACTTAACAATTCAGCAAaatctaatatataataatatattagatTTTGCTAAATTGTTAAGTCCAGATTAGGTTATTTGTTCTGCCTCTTGGCAATTGTTATTGCAGAACATGAATAACCTGTCCTTGTTATTCACCTGTTCTCAGAACAGGCTCCTTGAGGGCAAGGCCGGCCTTAAAGACTCATTCATCTATTTTTCCCTTTTCCCTTTTTCATTTTACCTTATTCATTGCTGTTTTATCTATTTACCTTAGAGAGGTAAATAGGTAGCTTCCCTCctcacagtgatggagagtggaggcacacaacccccccacccacacccacaacccccccacccacacccacaacccccccacccacacccacaacccccccacccacccccatccacacccacaaccctccccatccacacccacaacccccccacccacaaccccccacccacacccacaacccacatccacaaccccccacaacccccccacccacacccacaacccccccacccacacccacaaccccccacccacacccacaacccccccacccacacccaccccccacccacccccatccacacccacaaccctccccatccacacccacaaccccccccacccacaaccccccacccacacccacaacccacacccacacccacaacccacacccacaaccccccaccaccacctcacaacctCATCATATGTCTACTGCACTCCGTCTCCCTCATAATTGGAGATCGTGAGGAGCCTTTTCCTCATGTGTTTCCTCAGGACTTATTTTCTCTGGTCATTGGAGCAAGAAAACGTTGCTTGTTAGTTGTGGCAATGTTTCTGGTGACTGACTGCTCATTTGGGCCTCCACTTGTATTAGTTCCTCTCGTTAGCCGCTGCGCTCACGTGGCGCCACCGTGTACTAGCGCTGGCCCGAGACACCCGCATACTTCAGTGTTGTATAGTCTGTGTTGTATGTTATGGGTGTTTGTATATATTTTGGAAGCCATGTGTATATTTCTGTCTATTAGTGGctacgggggagtgaggtctgGTTCTGTATAACCCTGTGGTACATTGTGTTATAAATAAATTTTTGACATTGGAATTCTTTGTCCAGTCTGGCCGTaaagttgtgggtggaggtggcttctacaactccTGCTtccagtgcattccatttgttgacCCTACCCGCTCAGAGTACGAGAATTATCTTGTAATTCTTTTACTCATTTACGGTCCTAGCTTTCACTTGTGTTCTCTCGTCCAACTTTCTCTCACTATAAAGAGGCTGTCTTTGTCCAACTTGTCAGTTCCCATCAGTATCTTCGACGCTCCGTATCTCTGTTTCTTATCTCCTCCACTGGTGTCAGGTCTAGTTTCTTTAACCTGTCTTCATAGCTcagccctcttagctctggcaccaatctCAATGCAAATAACAAAACTTTAAAGATTCATTTTATGCTCCAAGATGCGGATTCCAGGCAggtgctgtttatccacgttgtATATATCGTACACTTATTGGTGTTGAATTCTAGCAACCATTTCTTTATCAACTGCTAGAGTTTATTCAGGATCATCTTGTAAATATTTGCATTCGTCCTTCGTTTTACATTCCCCATTAGCTCTGtgtcatcaataaacattgccaTGTATAAGAGCTCACTTCCTCAGGTCCGTCGTGCACATACATTAGAAACCAGAGTGATTGCAGGATCGAGCCTTAAGGACTCTTcttgttacattcctccagctcGAAATATCGACTCTCATGTTCTTCAGGTACTCTCTTATCGAGTTCAATGTCTTCCCAGGTGTCTTGGCTTGCTTTGACCTCTTGATCAACCAGCCTGTTGGTTGTTCAGTGAGGAGCTGTGTGCGCGGGGGGGGCGGGGTTTGACCTTGTTCGTTTTATATTCTTATAATTCGTGTTTGTTCTCACACTTGTATGTCGATATGTTAGTCACATGTGTGTAACACGCCAGGTGTATGAGGCGGGTGtccagccaggtgtgtgtgtgaagcaggtGTACACCGTCATGTCACTAAATCATTAACCTCAACCATAAATTATCGCCCGAATACTTCAGAAcctgcattctctctctctctgtctgtctctctatctgtctctctctctctctctgtctctctctctctgtctctctctctctctgtctctctctctctgtctctctctgtctgtctctctctctgtctgtctctctgtctctctctctctctctctctctctctctctctctctctctctctctctctctctctctctctctctctctctctcagggtaTGGGAGCAGCGGGAAGTGCATATGAATGGGTGTCTGTGGAAGCAGGCATCTGGGGGCGCCGGCAGTGCTTCGGGGTCAAAGTACCATCTATGAAGCATCCAAAgttatgggttatcttgagatgatttcggggctttagtgtccccgcggcccggtccttgacaaggcctccacccccaggaagcatcccgtgacagctgactaacacccaggtacctattttactgctaggtaacaggggcataggatgaaagaaactttgcccattgtttctcgccggcgcctgggatcgaacccagaaccacaggatcataagtccagcgtgctgtccgctcggccgaccggctctcgccaaaccttgagattcttcgtgGAAACTGTTACCAGAGTTCGGCctttgtctgggggggggggtgaatgggggcgtgtgtgtgtgtgtgtgtgtgtgtgtgtgtgtgtgtgtgtgtgtgtgtgtgtgtgtgtgaaatacgtTGTGTAAATAATTTGCGAATattttcaagtgttgatatgatagagcccaataggctcaggagcctGAACACCAGTTGGTTGATGGATGAGAGCCGgagccaaagagctgaagctcgaccctcctgcaagcataactaggtaagcGCACACAAGCACGTATACGTGTACAGGTATTTGACGACGCGTCGATACCTGGTCGATGTCGTGGCCGACTTGTCACGCACCTGGCCGACTTGTCACGCACCCTGGCCGTGTTGTCACGCACCTGGCCGACTTGTCACGCACCCTGGCCGACTTGTCACGCACCCTGGCCGTGTTGTCACGCACCCTGGCCGTGTTGTCACGCACCCTGGCCGTGTTGTCACGCACCCTGGCCGTGTTGTCACGCACCCTGGCCGTGTTGTCACGCACCCTGGCCGTGTTGTCACGCACCCTGGCCGTGTTGTCACGCACCCTGGCCGTGTTGTCACGCACCCTGGCCGTGTTGTCACGCACCCTGGCCGTGTTGTCACGCACCCTGGCCGTGTTGTCACGCACCCTGGCCGTGTTGTCACGCACCCTGGCCGTGTTGTCACGCACCCTGGCCGTGTTGTCACGCACCCCGGCCGTGTTGTCACGCACCCCGGCCGTGTTGTCACGCACCCCGGCCGTGTTGTCACGCACCCCGGCCGTGTTGTCACGCACCCCGGCCGTGTTGTCACGCACCCTGACCGTGTTGTCACGCACCCTGGCCGACTTGTCACGCACCCTGGCCGTGTTGTCACGCACCCTGGCCGTGTTGTC encodes the following:
- the LOC138359052 gene encoding autotransporter adhesin BtaF-like — its product is MVKPEVEWFNPSKCNAMKIRIGSLVRDNTARVRDNTARVRDNTARVRDNTARVRDNTARVRDNTTRVRDNTARVRDNTARVRDNTARVRDNTARVRDNTARVRDNTARVRDNTARVRDNTARVRDKSARVRDNTVRVRDNTAGVRDNTAGVRDNTAGVRDNTAGVRDNTAGVRDNTARVRDNTARVRDNTARVRDNTARVRDNTARVRDNTARVRDNTARVRDNTARVRDNTARVRDNTARVRDNTARVRDNTARVRDNTARVRDNTARVRDKSARVRDKSARANGECKTKDECKYLQDDPE